TGCCATCAGTCCTGCAGCTGTCTCACCTGTCCCCAGGAAGAGCACCTCATAGCGTGCATCCACAGCATCCACCTGATCCACCACCAGGGCAGTGAAGCGGTAGTCCACGCCAGTTCTCACCACCAGGGGGCGGCGGTGGATTGGATAAACTGGATGGAACATTAGAGGATGGGCTCTGATGAAATTCACAGCTTCATCTGAAAAGTTCTTAGAGGACTGGATACCAGGAGTGAAGGTTCCTCCTGGACACTGGATGGGAAGAAAGAAGGGGTGGaatttgtttatgtatatatttgtttaaatcatttttaaaatttcttttgcagatttagatGTCTGTGGTTTATTTGATTGCATCACTTCGGAGATAACATGACTGAAACGTACTGTTCCAGGCCGTGGATAGGGAATCTTGCCATTGTACTCTGTCCATTGGTAATTATGGCCATGTTTGTGGGCAAACGGTCCATTGAAGACGTTGCGGATATCAGCCATTGAGTACACGCAGACTGCTGAGCCCTTGAACACAGAGCTTGAGCAGAAACAGACAATTAAGGTAAGAGTTAGAGGTAGGAGACAATTTGCACCCTATCCCTGAAATTAAAGCATGAATCTTCCACAAAAgtgtttgtgaaaaaaaaaaaaaagacatgttagATGAGGTTAGGTGAGGTGCGAATTTATCAACCAAGCCTCCAAAAACAACTCACCCTGCTGTAGTGAACAGAGCGTACACCATAGGGTTTCGTTCATCCTGTGTGGGCTGAATAAACACATCCCCTGGAAGAGGAATGATACGAAATCAATAACCCAATGGTAAAAGCAGTTGCAATTAAATGCAATCAGTTTAAATGCAGTGCTTATTTTATTGTGGCCTCACGTAGTTCATCAAATCGTGTCTCCACTCCATCTTCGCCTATCACTGAACAGATAAGGCGCGCCTTCAGGAACGTCGTCCAGCGGTTCACCAGGGACTTCTGCCCTCCTTCATCATTCTAGACAGGAAGGAAATTAGGTCACAGCTCACTACATACAATGCGTTTCATATTACAAGGTATATAACACAAGGCATATATTTTCACTACATATACGATGTGGTTTGGCTCACCAGACACACTCTTCCCACCCTGGCTAAAACGCTGGGGCTCGCCCCACCACTCGAGTCTAGACTCTTCTCACGGAAAAAGAAGTAAAGTTTGTCGTCGTTCCTTTCTGCACTGTCAGGAATCTGCTGGATCTGAACAAACACAGGCTCTAGAGGATAAAAACAGATAAGCAGAGGGTGGATTGAGGCAAGTGGTTGTCAAATAAAATGAGTGGAACCATAACCTGTAATCAGCAACATTTACCTTCTCACACCCACACTTACTCACCATTAAGCCACCTGGAGTCATACTGCTCTGTCCTGATTGCTGTTCTCCCTCCCATGGTCCTAAACAGAGCAGCATCTGTACTCATGAAGTCAATATGGACCCCTGCATATAGGTTACCATCTTCAGAGGTGAGACAGTAAGAGAACAGAAAGATGAGACTTTGTGATTCAGTAGCATAAGGAATTTGATGGATgaagattttgtgttttttctgcctATAAATGAAGCATGTCTTACGGATCAGAATGGCAATGTTCTCCTGTTTGGGATCATAGGAACATTTTCCCTTTCCTGAATCCACATACCCAGGGACCAGCCTAAACAGGTAGTCCTACAGAGGCAGATTAGACAGGGAGAGCATGCGTAAAAATAGATCACTAAAACGTCACAAGGGAGCATAGGGAAATCATAAACAAATCACTGTCCCAGTTTGTAGTCCTGAAATATTTAGCAGGACAACGCTTTCCAGGCCTACTGCCGAGGGATTTTTGCGCTAAATCCCACTTAGGGAAATGTAAATGTCTTTGTCTTCACCTCGGCCCTCCAGCCTCTGTTGATGAATGTGCAGATAGGTTGGTACGCCCCTGTTCCACAGGTGTAGAGGTGGGTGCGGTTCCATGGCTCTATCATCCGCACAAAGTTGGCACATTCACCCTGGACAAAGAGGAGTAAGAGAAATGGAAttcaaacatcatcatcattgtcccGTCTTGAAAGCAGAGGTCTCCGATTTTTGAAAGAGCAGGATGTAAATACATGATCCCACCTGTCTTCCCTTTCCTGTCATCTGACATTCTCCCTTTCTCTTAGCAGATGCTGGCCAATGGATCTGTATTTTCGAAAACAGCAGACATCCAGAAATACTGGATTATTAAGGATCATTGCATTTAAAGACTTAATGCCACATACCAAATAGCGGACAGGATTTAAGAAAAAGCAAGCTGGTAGAGTATGTACTCACTATGAGTGGCTCCTTGTTGACATTGTGCATGTCCAGAGCCACCAGGTACTCCCGGCTGCCCAGGTACAGACGGCCCTGATCCTGATCCATCAGGAGGATGCGGTAGTCGCTGGTGTTAAAGGAGAAACTGAAGGGTCGCGCTGCCTTTGTGTCCATCAGTTCTGTGTGAGAAGTGTTCCagctttgttaaaaaaacaaacaaaaaaaacatctaccCCATTTGGGAAACCAACAGCAGGGGGAGCAAAGGTTACCTcaaaaatatattcacattatTCCCTTTATGCCTTTAACATGTTTCATTACTGACTTGGATGAATTTATGGTCCCTTGAACAACACCCTTCTCTGGAAAATGTGTGTCACTGATTAAATATAACTCAACTTTTTAAGAAACATATTCGCTTTTAAGATCTCAATATTTTATGTGTCCTGACT
This sequence is a window from Siniperca chuatsi isolate FFG_IHB_CAS linkage group LG10, ASM2008510v1, whole genome shotgun sequence. Protein-coding genes within it:
- the LOC122883146 gene encoding semaphorin-3F-like, translated to MTVTMTASGAQLLLLALCVYRGSGLQQSAPRVRLSFKELMDTKAARPFSFSFNTSDYRILLMDQDQGRLYLGSREYLVALDMHNVNKEPLIIHWPASAKRKGECQMTGKGRQGECANFVRMIEPWNRTHLYTCGTGAYQPICTFINRGWRAEDYLFRLVPGYVDSGKGKCSYDPKQENIAILIHGNLYAGVHIDFMSTDAALFRTMGGRTAIRTEQYDSRWLNEPVFVQIQQIPDSAERNDDKLYFFFREKSLDSSGGASPSVLARVGRVCLNDEGGQKSLVNRWTTFLKARLICSVIGEDGVETRFDELRDVFIQPTQDERNPMVYALFTTAGSVFKGSAVCVYSMADIRNVFNGPFAHKHGHNYQWTEYNGKIPYPRPGTCPGGTFTPGIQSSKNFSDEAVNFIRAHPLMFHPVYPIHRRPLVVRTGVDYRFTALVVDQVDAVDARYEVLFLGTDRGTVQKVIVLPKDPTSMEELTLEEVEVFRTRAPVKTMKISSKRQQLYVSSDAGLTQVSLHRCGVYGRACSDCCLARDPYCAWDGESCSAFTPSTKRRSRRQDVKHGDPLRQCRGFNAKVEKRLRETVQFGVEGSSTFLECQPRSPQATVKWLFQREGKRKVLNRIGGILKTNHGILLKSLNQSDAGLYHCLATENNFKHTVARVALRILDRDIVLALTAQDEDEEPKTRQAGPYPQSSLVSTPFPPEIRLINQYCQSYWEQLSPKQQQQQRKRTSRRHTESQDQGLG